A genomic region of uncultured Paludibaculum sp. contains the following coding sequences:
- a CDS encoding GMC family oxidoreductase: MSALPKVKAVIIGAGAGGPIVAKQFTQAGWPVVLLERGKWYTANDCRKDDLRNQRNSTLGHPFGPDDDGNPRVVVGSNGSERLVEPSGPGYSNNAACVGGGTLSYGAMAWRFHPNDFQMKTVYGAKVPRAVEGSTLADWPITYDELEPFYEKAEWEIGVSGDVSTDPFHGPRNKPLPMPPLPATREHLILEKGAKALGLHPFHIPMLRNSVPYNGRPACMRCRWCVGFACEVDAKCGTQNTVLPVALKTGLLELRLQCMVQQILVDEHGKATGVAYFDREGQLWEQPADYVIVSASAIESARLLLNSKSRLHPQGLGNRHDWVGRNLQGHTYTGAFGLFDEDTYDDVGPGAGIAICDYNHGNPDLAGGAMLANEFIRLPYQFVSGLRAPGIPRWGLAHKEFVRRFYRRSVAVQGPTQEMPFFESRVTVDPRVRDKFGIPVARLSGNKHPHTIEIGDYITTKAEAWLKASGAVLTWPKKAGQGTSGGQHQAGTCRMGNDPRTSVVDRWCRIHDTDNVYVVDGSVHVTNGGFNPVLTIMANAYRVAGHITGGAR, encoded by the coding sequence AATGGTACACCGCCAACGACTGCCGCAAGGACGATCTGAGGAACCAGCGCAACTCCACGCTGGGACATCCTTTTGGTCCCGACGACGACGGCAATCCGCGTGTGGTCGTCGGCAGTAACGGCAGCGAGCGCCTGGTGGAACCGTCCGGGCCGGGTTACTCCAACAATGCAGCCTGCGTGGGCGGCGGCACTCTCTCCTATGGCGCCATGGCCTGGCGTTTTCATCCCAACGACTTTCAGATGAAGACGGTGTACGGCGCCAAAGTGCCGCGCGCCGTGGAAGGCTCCACCCTGGCCGACTGGCCCATCACCTACGACGAGCTCGAGCCCTTCTACGAGAAGGCCGAGTGGGAGATCGGCGTCTCGGGCGATGTCTCCACCGATCCGTTCCATGGGCCGCGCAACAAGCCCCTGCCCATGCCGCCGCTGCCGGCCACACGCGAGCACCTCATCCTGGAAAAAGGCGCCAAGGCGCTGGGGCTCCACCCGTTTCACATCCCCATGCTGCGCAACTCCGTGCCCTACAACGGACGGCCCGCCTGCATGCGCTGCCGCTGGTGCGTGGGCTTCGCCTGCGAGGTGGACGCGAAATGCGGAACGCAGAACACGGTGCTGCCCGTCGCGCTGAAGACGGGTTTGCTAGAACTGCGGCTACAGTGCATGGTGCAGCAGATTCTCGTCGACGAGCATGGCAAGGCCACCGGCGTCGCCTACTTCGATCGCGAGGGCCAGTTGTGGGAGCAGCCAGCCGACTACGTCATCGTCTCCGCCTCGGCCATCGAATCGGCGCGGCTGCTGCTGAACAGCAAGTCGCGGCTGCATCCCCAAGGGCTGGGCAATCGCCACGACTGGGTGGGCCGCAATCTCCAGGGACACACCTACACCGGCGCGTTCGGCCTCTTCGACGAGGACACCTATGACGATGTCGGACCGGGCGCCGGTATCGCCATCTGCGACTACAACCATGGCAATCCTGATCTGGCCGGTGGCGCGATGCTGGCCAACGAGTTCATCCGGCTGCCCTATCAGTTCGTCAGTGGACTGCGCGCGCCCGGCATACCGCGCTGGGGTCTGGCGCACAAGGAGTTCGTGCGGCGCTTCTATCGCCGTTCCGTTGCCGTGCAAGGGCCTACGCAGGAAATGCCCTTCTTTGAATCGCGCGTGACCGTGGACCCGCGCGTCCGCGACAAGTTCGGGATTCCCGTCGCTCGCCTGAGTGGCAACAAGCACCCACACACCATCGAGATTGGCGACTACATCACCACGAAAGCCGAGGCTTGGTTGAAGGCCTCCGGAGCGGTCCTCACCTGGCCCAAGAAGGCAGGGCAGGGCACCAGCGGGGGCCAGCACCAGGCGGGCACCTGCCGCATGGGCAACGATCCGCGCACCTCGGTGGTCGATCGCTGGTGCCGGATCCATGACACCGACAACGTCTATGTCGTCGACGGCTCCGTTCACGTCACCAACGGGGGATTCAATCCGGTTCTCACCATCATGGCCAACGCCTACCGTGTGGCCGGCCACATCACAGGCGGTGCGCGATGA